One genomic region from Apodemus sylvaticus chromosome 1, mApoSyl1.1, whole genome shotgun sequence encodes:
- the Tlnrd1 gene encoding talin rod domain-containing protein 1 — MASGSAGKPTGEAASPAPGSAVGGASSQPRKRLVSICDHCKGKMQLVADLLLLSSEARPVLFEGPASPGAGAESFEQCRDTIIARTKGLSILTHDVQSQLNMGRFGEAGDSLVELGDLVVSLTECSAHAAYLAAVATPGAQPAQPGLVDRYRVTRCRHEVEQGCAVLRATPLADMTPQLLLEVSQGLSRNLKFLTDACALASDKSRDRFSREQFKLGVKCMSTSASALLACVREVKAAPSELARSRCALFSGPLVQAVSALVGFATEPQFLGRAAAVSTEGKAVQTAILGGAMSVVSACVLLTQCLRDLAQHPDGSAKMSDHRERLRNSACAVSEGCTLLSQALRERSSPRTLPPVNSNSVN, encoded by the coding sequence ATGGCTAGCGGCAGCGCCGGGAAGCCCACTGGCGAGGCGGCTTCTCCGGCTCCTGGGAGCGCCGTCGGCGGGGCCAGCTCGCAGCCGCGGAAGAGGCTGGTGTCCATCTGTGATCACTGCAAGGGCAAGATGCAGCTGGTGGCCGACCTGCTGCTGCTGTCGAGCGAGGCGCGGCCGGTGCTCTTCGAAGGCCCCGCCTCCCCTGGCGCTGGTGCGGAGTCCTTCGAGCAGTGCCGGGACACCATCATCGCGCGCACTAAGGGGCTGTCCATTCTCACCCACGACGTGCAGAGCCAGCTCAACATGGGCCGCTTCGGAGAGGCGGGGGACAGTCTCGTGGAACTGGGTGACTTGGTGGTGTCGCTGACCGAGTGTTCTGCACATGCGGCCTACCTGGCAGCCGTTGCCACGCCGGGCGCTCAACCTGCCCAGCCAGGCCTTGTGGACCGCTACCGTGTGACACGCTGCCGCCACGAGGTGGAGCAAGGCTGCGCTGTGCTGCGAGCCACCCCACTGGCAGACATGACCCCGCAGCTGCTGTTGGAGGTGTCGCAGGGCCTGTCTCGAAACCTCAAGTTCCTGACGGATGCGTGCGCCCTGGCCAGTGACAAGTCACGGGACCGCTTCTCGCGCGAACAGTTCAAGCTGGGCGTCAAGTGCATGAGCACCAGTGCCTCGGCGCTCTTAGCATGTGTGCGCGAAGTGAAGGCGGCACCCAGCGAGCTGGCCCGCAGTCGCTGCGCGCTCTTCAGTGGGCCCTTGGTGCAGGCGGTGAGCGCTTTGGTGGGCTTTGCCACCGAGCCTCAGTTCCTGGGTCGCGCAGCTGCTGTGAGCACTGAGGGCAAGGCGGTGCAGACCGCCATCCTGGGAGGTGCCATGAGTGTGGTGTCGGCCTGCGTGCTCTTGACCCAGTGCCTCAGGGATCTGGCGCAGCACCCAGATGGGAGCGCCAAGATGTCGGACCACAGGGAGAGGCTGAGGAACTCGGCCTGTGCCGTGTCTGAAGGCTGCACCCTGCTATCTCAGGCTTTAAGGGAAAGGTCTTCACCCAGGACTTTACCGCCAGTGAATTCCAATTCTGTGAATtag